The DNA window TCCTTCCCTACAACCGGCACAGGTCTGGGTATAAACTAAGAAATAATTGCATTAATagttataatattatttttagttGTGAATGTTATTTATAATAAGTTATCATGCCTTGCTTTTTTAAAAGATTTCCTTACTATGAAAAGAGTGAGATTTAATCCCTTCTTAAGGATTCTCAGGTGGTAAAGGTTGTCCAAATATAGAAGGTTAAATATAAAAGAGTTCAGATGACAGATTACACAGTGAAAAGCTTCAAAGTTTTACCCTTCAGAAGAAAGTAGGATACCCTGAAGAACAGACTTAAAGGCCCTTGCAGCAGTTGCACTAATGCACATAACAAACCCAAAGAAGTGAAAACTTGGCTCGCCCTGCCACCAACCGAGAAATTTCCATCATTCCATTAAAATTGGAATCAAAGCACATTGCTGATATAAAAAGTGAAAACACAGAATACAATATAAGCCATAACAGTAAACCGAAAAAACAGGCTATTTAATTCTTAAAATTCATTAGATACATATATCATATGCCAACACAAACTTTAAACACCAGCCTCGCATAATAGCAACAATATCCATGCATGGTTTTGGATATGAATGACCCCTCATTTTGCGAATTGCTTACTTCCGCCACAATAAAGGTAGCATTGTCCATTATCAATTACAACTACAAGTGACAATGTTTTAAGAGAATGGTGCTTCTCCGATATTTGTAATCTTTCTATACCAAATCTCAAGCCGAATGCATTTCCGGTTTCAAGTTTAAACCAGATAGAATATCTAGAACAATGCATCGCTGGTTAATCCCGGTAGCTGAAATTCAGATCTGGATCAGCAAGTATCATATCTTAACTACATTTTCGACCGAAAACTAATTAAACCAGCTAAATCAATAaatctcataccaaattcacaGCAAGATATACCCGGGAAATTAACAGCATTGTACAGAGACCAAATCAAAATAATCCGAAAAACGAGCTTATGCAGAAGCAAATAAAAACCAATGTCAAACAATTAAATAGCGATTAAAACTCATGATCCAATTAACAAAAACAAGCATTACCCCACTGGCAATCACCACCCCAGCAACAACAGGCACAAGAGCAGCATAGGTAACCCAGGCCTCCCTCTTCAAGGTCGCCAAATACGCAAACAGGGCGGTGAAAAACGGCGTCGTTGCACCGACAGCCTGATTGAAAGAAACAGCAAGGTACCTGAGAGAGATATTCCCACCCACGACCGACCCACAAAAGACAACGCTCAAAGTGGCAATCTTGAGGAACTGGGACCGAGATTTGATGGTCTGGAGAGGCACAATCTTGAGGAAGACGATGGAGAGGTAGCTGAGAACTGCGCAGGCGGCCATGTGGCACATTGTGAGGAAGATTGGGAATCGGAAGCCATAGTTGGAGAGTAAAAACTTGTTGAGTAGGAGGACGCCGATGTTTGATGAGTACCAGAGGATTATGAGGGAAGATATGAAAATGGCTTGCTTCTTTGAcgacattgctcaaatgggttgaaggaggaggagagatTTTGAGGTGTTTGTTTGGTGGAACAGGTGCTTGGAAGCCTTGGATCggattttttttgagaagaagcTCTGCTCTGAGCTTTAATGGAAAGTTATTATTATTTCGGGTTTTTATCGCAAATAATCCTTcacattgatcaaacacatcattttggtccctgacattgaaaattaatagaaatggtccctgacattgataaaaaccatcacaaatggtccttccgttaaaaactttttgggcaattttcaaagctttgtaactcaatcgtttcttaaccaaattcgacccatgatatatcaaaatgaagataggaacgtgtagaacaagattatacctatttggaagcccaatggttgccagagatggtcagaaaatagcctcaaatgtgactggtcagcaaaaaaactagaaaactcgCCTGAAatggggtaaactttaaacattcataacttcttcaataatcaacgaaatcgagtgattcaaaaacgaaaatcatacttttcgACGAGACtaagagaatggtatctttttTTATGGCTAACTCGTCGtattttggccggaaaacgacTCGAAATTGGCTAACTCGAAAATGGTTATCCAAgttcgagccattttccggtTAAACCACGGTAAATTAGCAGTCaataaaggtaccattctctttgtcgcgttgagaagtatgattttaatttttgaatcactaaatttcgttgagtattgaagaagttatgaatgtttaaagtttaccccatTTCagacgagttttccagttttttcgCGGATCAGTCAcatttgaggctatttttcggccatctccggcaaccattgggcttccaaatggtataatcttgttctacacttttctatcttcattttgatatatcatgggtcgaatttggttaagaaacgattgagttacaaagttttgaaaattgcccaaaaagtttttaacggaaggaccatttgtgatggttttgatcaatgtcagggaccatttctattgattttcaatgtcagggaccaaaatgatgtgtttgatcaatgttagggactatttgtgataaaaacccttattATTTCTACATTCTTGGTCTTTGGCTTTTTCTTTGGCTTTTTATATTAATACcctacaaaatgttgaatgcaccccacattaaaatttaatattaatgacttatttactctattatgcaatgacaattttgaccttattaggtttaaaaaataataaaaaaatttataaatacaccccaaatcacttttaacgtattatttatgtacttcaattatcaaaacccctcccaccctccattgttgaataaaaccctaaacaatgaaactacaaacatgttgattgaaaaaaattatttttgacaaatGGAACGCGAAATCGGTGTTTCGAAAACtttgaaatcattattattgttattgaaaaacgttcaaatgaacctaaacattttttcaaatcattcaatttgaaatcattcaGCAAACTAACGTTCAAATGGTTTGAAATCATtcagcaaaataaaaaatgagtgttataagatttgagaaatgtggggtgtataaaaaatgtgaggtgtgtgtagaaaatgtaaggtgtgtattaagaatgtggggtgtgagggtattatggagAAGGAAGTatggtgtattaagataatttttaattgaaaaaataaatgtgaggtgtattaagtatgtggggtttattcaacaagttgtggggtgctaatataataagccttttctttgctttcctttttttcattttcttttttcatttttgggtaattttaattttatatctttcttgctttattattttattagccCCTTACACACGCACATGCGCGTTTTTATTAGTCTTTTTATATTAGATTACTAGCATATGGCCACACACAAAATGTGTgtgtgatatttttattttatttttttaattttttaatttttattagatATATATTAGAATCACATGTATGTGAGGTTTTAAAAAACACAGCAAATTTTGGTTGTGGAATACTACATTTCTGCCCGTATTTCTTATCCATATTCAGTTTTAATTAGAGGATTAATTTagtaattttataaaattttgattgaaatgaaaatgagagttctattaatatgtaatttagatgttttgttttattattatttatttaaatagctaatttatatttttattaaaaattattccaaaaaaaaaacatgaaacacaaacaCCCACTaacgttgaattttttttttctttcctaaagTTTTAATtccattcaaaattaaaaagtgGTGAATTAATTTAACTCTTTTTGGTTCAATTTGTATTTCTAAAATTTTGTAAGGGCACTCTatggtattttgaatgttttattttttttaggatgctcaatttatatataataagattattgttaattttttcgTCTCACTTTTATACTTCTATAAATCGAAGTTTTTCAAGTGCTCATTATGTGACAGCTAGTCCCAAAATAATTATTTTCGACAGCATGAAATTACTTATATACCCTTGGACGTTTTGTGTGGTGGTGTGGTAAGTTAGAGTTTGGACCAATTAGTGCTAAGTCCTATTACAttggaaccaattaggactTAGATggtattttctttggttttggttggtgaccccgtggaccacacacacacactcactctctctctcctgtgtactctctctctcctccctctcagaTTCTCTTCATTATCCGTACAATCGTACGGACGATCTTCAAACCAACCCATTACTTCACAAATCGAGCTTGTAGAcaccatcatcatcttcatctcatCGTCACAAACCCATCCATACCTTTCTTTGGATGTGAAACCCTTGATTTCACGAGAATCCAAATtcgaggtactgttcatgcacacgtaaacgTGAAGTTTTCAGAAGATTTTAAGCCTCTAGGAAGCTTTAGAACGTCTTCACAAAGCTCGAAGAAGAAAAACGAGGTGTTTTGGACGCCGGGAAGTCGAGTTTAGCGAGTTTGAAATTTGGCCATAACTATCATGCTTTCTCCGGCGAGATCCCGTGATTTTTGGAGCTTGAAATTGGTAAGATTGTGTTCTATTTGTcataagcttcaatttggttcaagttgcatggaatttggttgagaattggACAAGATATGAAGGTTTTTGCATTTTCTAGTTTTCCGGGGACGGCGACGTCTGGCGAGGTTCACCgtagaagaaagaagaatattccgtcaagttgacgaaatattcttaACGGAAGGTAACGGTGTCAGgtaatttggacgaaatattcctttattttaacggaatattcctaacggtagTTAGGGATTCCGTTAGACTTCCCTGCGCGTGGCCGCGCGTGTTGTGGTGCACTTGCCGGTGCGCGGGACGTCGGAAaacttttctaaaaatatggggatgttcgtgaggttgtgtagatcacgttggtatattcaaacatcccatttgagcattgtatgagaagttattagctagtattggttatgtgctttaaattaacgtttttatagttgtttcgcatataggggagacttatcccgaggacgagcgcagtcaaggatgactcgggggctacgacccttcgacataccagttagtgggcttttggtttttagtatatatgtatatgcttggtatctttcccagaaaatgcatttaaatgagttatgatttaaattgccatgccaaatgttttacatttagattatgcatatgatgtttgcatatatataattatggtgCTGTGGACCTTCAGGTAAGCCCCAGGTGAGTTATGAATTGTGAAAATGAATACcagttgtgattaattgagaaacatagagctcataaacctgcaccccggtgttagtaaGTTAGCCAAAGATATGGCACAGGCCTGTATATaacgtcacctcccgcaccatatgctcacattggatccaatttaggtgcacagtcttgtcatacaaaccattataggtggttctgactcgtaggtgactagcgatttatcgcacagttATAATGAGAATGTAGtaatgagcataattatattacacccagtcctggcgtacagaccattacagtggtttcgactcgtatgCAGTaaagtgccgtataggtcacgtacggtgactctggctagattgactaatgagttATAAATTCAGCTGTACAAACCTCTGCTGGGGTTCTGGCCAATATGTTATttatccatgaatttatttccACTTGAGTTACTATTTTGTTTCATAATTGGCATGACTTACTTATgtttatggttatgtgaagcataaattgaaatatacatatatatatatgcttatattctatttctaggaaaattatacatgttttacggcgaggggttagagcatttgataatgaaatggttttgaaaagctttatttttgcccactcacgttttctgtttaacacccttccaggttttaggtaagcttgatcgttggtggctcacgaggattgaaCGGAGGTTCTGACAAACTATCACCATGTAGGACATCTTTAGGTGTCGTCTAATTAGTACTTGTTTCCCGAATTgaacttaggctatttatgctctgattgtgaATTCACACATTTTCTAGCACTTACCTTAGCTAGTACTCTTATgaattggtttttaattattcgtattctctattatccttcttgcttccacactgtgcacttggctacgtcaccctcacgtgacggccagcataaCCTgattcgggtcggggtgtgtcacatgaGGTAACAAAAGTCCTGTTACGTTAGTAGTTAATAAACAAATTAGTGATCAGACCGACCAAAGCATAAAATAGTAAGAAAAGTTAAAGTTTAGGTTAAatgacaaaaaactacctcaactattgagGTCATgacagtttcatacctcatcttttaaaactgACAATGTCATACCGCATCTGTAGAATTTAGTCCAATGTTATACCTCCGTTAGCTTGGCCATGAATTtctcagttaaatgctgacCTGGCTTAATCCGTGGCCCAGTTCGTCGCCCAAATGGATTCCATATGGCACCACATCCAATGTTTTCCCGCCAAATGGCATCCAGCTGAGATTCCCAATACACGTGTCTTTCTCACAGGACGACACGTGGATATtcccttaaaaatattaaaaattaaaaaaaggtaatattaaaaattaaaaaaaggtaaGGGAACATTGTAAAGTGTGTCTTTCGAATTGGTTTTCCCCCCGATACACCAAAATCCTGTCAATCTAATTCCATTCCCAATTCCAGAAAAACAAGAACCCTAACCTTAGTTCTCGCAGCTCCAAATCTCGAACAAACGGATTAGAAATTCAGCGAAAAACCCAAATCATCTTGTCGACTCGCTTCTCTGACTTTGTTGGTGTTGGAAGGGGGTTTCATCTGGGTTCCATTGGCTTCGGAAAAAAATCGAAGGATTCAACATGGGGTGGTACGTGCGAAACGATCCCGATGAAACGACACCTacctatttaagttttttttgtgcttttgaTGATTCCAAATGCATACTGAACTTATTATTTGGAATGGGTTGAAAGTGGGTTTTGTTTATTCTTGTAGCATTGTTTATTCTTGTTTGAAAATATGGATTTATGCTTCGAAATGGTTCCTGAGGTGTTGGAATGGGTTGAATGTGGGTTTTGTTTATTCTTGTTTGAAAAAGTGGATTTATGATTTGTTAATTCGAAATGGTTCCTGGGGTGTTGGAATGGGTTGAATGTGGGTTTTGTTTATTCTTGTATAATTGTTTATTCTTGTTTGAAAGGGTGGTTTATGCTTTCTTAATTCGAAATGGTTACTGAGTTGTTGGACAATGGGTTTGTTGCTTTCTTGCTTTGTTTACTAAGTTGTGGTTTGTTGCTTTATTACTTTGTTTATTCCTGTTGAGAAATGCTTAATGTGCTTTGGTTGTTAGCATATAGTTGTGGTTTGTTGCAATTTCATATAGTTGCATATAGAATGTTGTGCATTGGTTTTTGTTGTTGGCTTTTAAAATGCAATTAGTTGCATATAGAATGTTGTGCATTAGTTGCATATAGTTGCATATATAATGGTTTGTTAGGTTAAAATGCAAttgcttttgtttgttgttggcttttaattagggtttgtttttgtGAATTTCAATAGATCCAGAACTATTCTATATTGAATTGCATCACGGTGGGGAGATAAGTTATGACCTCTACGCTGGGGGAAAAGTGACATATATAGATAACTATGATAAAGATCTCATGTCACTGACGGTGATAGATGATATGGTGGAGGCACTTGGATACAGTGGGCGGTTCATGAATTACTATTACAAGATTCCCAACATAGACCTTTCCAATGGTTTGAAGCCGATTCAAAGTGATTCTGATGTTCAGTCCATGTGCAATTTTGTTCCAAATGATAAAGTGATTAAGATGTACATCGAAGAATTGAAGACAGAAGAAGCCGTAACCCAAAAGCAACAGTTTATGAAGTCCATGGAAGTCGGTGGTCCAAGTAAATTGGTTATTGAGGAGATAAGTAGTTCAAAGGGGGTTGTTGGGCCAATAGCAGTTAAACCAATCAGATCTAGGGGCTTGCTAGCTATTGAAGCGCTAGAAGTGGATGATTGTTGCACATCTCAACTAGTGCAAACATGTGTAACTGAGGTAGGAGAGATAAATGCTTATTCAAGGAATGGTCAGAGAACTTATGAAGGGCCAGAGGAGAATAAGGGGAAATATATGGCTAAGGTAAAAGGAGAGGATACGCAGGTAGAAGAAGGGGATACTGAGGTAGGAGTAGGAGATGGGGATACTCAGGTAGAAAAAGGGGATACTGAGGTAGGAGATGAGGATGTAGGAGAGGGGGATGTAAGAAGGAGGGATGTTGAATTATTCTTTgatgtacctattagttttaaGGGGAATGttgaagaagagaatgaagAAGTTGCTCAAGAAAATGATAGTGAGTTTGAAAAGAGCGAATATGGGAGTGATGATGATAACCCCCGTGTTTTCCAAGTTTGATGGTATTGTGGAAGAAAGGGAATCTGAGCacagaaaaaaaaggaacacgGAGCAAACAGATGAAAGGGATTTTGAGGAAAGAAGTGCAAGACAATCTGAGCAAagttagaaaagaaaacaagagCAAGGGGAAGAAGAATTTGATACTGAAAATATGGAACAAAATGTGGTTGATGATCCAAACTATAACTCTGATGCCCTTGAGAGTGTACACTCTTCAGATGATGAAAGAGGCAAAAAACATGAGCAATTTCCAGAGTTCAATGAGAAAACAGACATGAAAAATCCCACTCTTACACTCGGGCTTGTTTTCAGGGATCATGTGCAATTCAAACGAGCTCTCATCATGTACTCCTTAGTGAATAGATATGGGGAAATCCATTTTCCTAGGAATGAGAAATTGAAAGTCACAGCAAAATGTGCAAAAAGGTGCCCTTGGAAGTGTTGTGTTGGAAAAATGTATGGTTCAAAAACCATACAGATCAAGACCATACTTGATGAACACACATGTGGgagaacttgggcaaacaagaACATGAAGTCCCATTTGCTGACCGATTTGTACATGGACAAGATAAAACTGAACCCCACATGGCTTATGGATTCTTTTTTAGCAACTGTCAAATCAGAGTGGAATCACGGTTGTGGAAAAATGAAGGCTATAAGGCTTTAGATAGGGCTTTGAAGATCATTGAGGGAAAACATGCAGAGCAATACACTAAGTTGTGGGACTATGCTGAGAAAGTGAGGAATACTAACCCTGGAAGCATAATGAAGGTGAAGTTGGATAGGGGGAGGTTCCAAAGGATATATGTGTGCTTGGGGGCTTGCAAAGAGGGGTTTAAGTCAGGATGCAGACCATTGATAGGATTAGATGGATGTTATTTAAAGAGTGTACATGAAGGTCAGCTACTTTGTGCTGTTGGTATTTACCCAAATGATGAAACATGGGATATAGCGTATGCAGTTGTAGAAATGGAGAATAAGTCTAGTTGGATTTGGTTCTTAGAGTTATTGGTCGATGATGTTGGGGTTGTCAATCAAGAGGGATGGACATTTATTAGTGATCAGCAAAATGGGTTAATTCCGGCCTTTCAAAAAGTCCTTCCTAATTCCCATCACAGATTTTGTGTGAGACATTTGTATACCAACTTCAGAAATCTGTTCAAATGGAAAACATTGAAGGATGCTTTGTGGTCAGTAGTCAAAACAACAGCAGTTCCCCACTTCAAAAAAGTAATGGAGGATATGAAGAAGCTCGATGAAAAGGCCTACAATTGGTTGATGAAGAAGCTTGCACATCATTGGAGCAAGTCCCATTTTGAAACATATCCCAAGTGTGACATGTTGCTGAACAATCTCTGTGAAAGTTTCAATGATGTCATACTTGTGCCAAGACAAAAACTTATTGTCATTATGCTACTCCttattcacacacttttgatgaAGAGAATTCAGATGAGAAGGATACAATGGTGAACAAAGTTGGAGATCTCTGTCCTAAAATCAAGAAGTTGGAGGAAGCCAAAATTCAAAGTGGCAGGTGCATTTCACTATGGTCAGGGGGCGCTAAATTTCAAGTTGATGCTAGAGGTGGGGAGCAATATGTGGTTGACTTGGTTGAGAAGACTTGTTCTTGCAGAAAGTTTGGCTTGACAAGAATCCCATGCAACCATGCAATAACGGCCATAAATTTCAAGAGAGAAAAACCGGAGGACTAAGTCGATGCTTATTATTCGAAGGCACGGTACTTGGAGGTGTTTTCTCATTTAGTAATGCCGATGAATGGGATGTCTTTGTGGGAGGAAACTGACAACCAACTAATATTGCCTCCTACATATGCAACTTGGAAGGCCGAGAAAGAGGAGAAACAAGGAAGCTGCTGAAAGGGACAATGAGGGTGAACAAACTCCCACTAACCCAACCAATAATCCTTAAGGTCCTCATCAACCACTTAAGCTAGGAAGGAAAGGGCAATGCACTTTGAAATGTACTATATGCAAAAATGAAGGTCATAATGCAAGAACCCATCATAGACATCTTCCTCCAAGGGACAAACAGGtaccattttctactttatgtGGGTTTTTAAATCCTTTAACATCATATCAGACTCTTAATCCTTTAAATTGCTTTATAGGCATCCACATCTGCTCAAGGACAATCATCATCCACATCTGCACCTAAAAAGAGACAAGGAAAACAAAGGTAAAAACTGAACCATTTCCTTAGTTCTAAAACATTTGGATTTAGTTAAAAAGCTTGCTTGGTCTCTAAATGAACTTTGGATTTAGGCATCACAATCAGTAGTTAAATCACCTAGAAGCACCAAGCAGAGAAAGACTAAGCAAACCCACAACTGAATCATCCAAAGGCACGAAGCACAGAAATACCAAGCAATCCAGGCACGTTTTTTTGCACATATGGTTGTTTTTTGTAAAGGAATTGTAAAGTTATAACAGGTTTTATGCATCCAGTACGTATTTCGTGAATTAAATGGATGATGTAGCAGGTTTTTATGAATTCAGTAGGTTTTGTAATGTTGGTTGGAGATGCTAGATGAATTCTGTTAGTTTTTTTAACAAGTTTATGAATTTATGGATAATTAAGTAGGTTTTATGCTTAATTTGGTCTATTTCATGTTTTTCTTGGAAATGATGAGTAGTTTGTGCTTGAGTACACTTGTTTTGTTGTGGTTATATCATTAATTTTTGGGTGAGATTTTTCTAATTTGAGGTCAAGGATGATAATCTATGCTTAAAATGGTAAATCATCTTTGTCTCAATTTTTGGcgagaaaatttgaatttcaaatttgaaattttgaaattcaaattaccaaaaaaaaaaatcaaatatatttTCTAACATGGATGCCATTTGGCGGGAAAACATTGGATGTGGTGCCACGTGAAATCCATCTGGGCGAGGAACTGGGCCCCGAATCAAGCCAGGTTAGAATTTAACTGAGAAATTCACAGCCAAGCTAACAGAGGTATAACATTGGACCAAATTCGTGATCCCTGCTTGTCAAGCCTCCCAAGCATGTCAAGCAGGCTGCATCCATCGGTTTAGGGATGACATTCCCGCACATCATCACGTGTTGCCTCGGTATATATGATGTGTCGGGTTTGGGACATTCCCGACCAtggtggcggcggcggcggaggtCAAACTATGCCCATgtgtgttcataaagaagtcataTTCCGGATTTtcaatcgttgcagtttatgtcgatgacatgaacctcattgggACTCCaacagagcttgaggaaattgctacacacttgaaattggaatttgagataaaggatcttgggaaaattcGATACTGTCTCGGCTTGGAAATTGAGCATTGTtcagatggaatcttagtacatcaatcaaactatacccaaaaggtgttgcaacgttttaatgaggataaagtgaagccttcaAGTATACCCATGGTCCTTCAAGCTCTaaatgctaaacgagatcccttccgtctaaacgaggatgaggaagagattttggaacccgaagttccttacctaaCTGCAATTGGggttttattgtacttggctcagtgcactagacctgacatctACTTCATTGTGAATATATTggctagatacagcaatgcgcccacacgcaggcactggaatggtgttaaagacattttccgctaTCTCaaaggtactacggatttgggtttGTTCTATACTCGCGAATCTCCAAATGTTGCCGTCCCCTATGACCTTCGGATTAATtttcgccttgttggttatgcagaTGCTGGATATATGTCTGATCCACATAGagcacgttctcaaacgggttatgtctttaccgttggagacaccgctatatcttggaggtctaccaagcaaatgctAGATGCGACTTCGcctaaccatgctgagattctcgctTTACATGAAGCATCACGTGAGTGTTTTTTGCTAAGAAAagttatggaacatattcgaagcacaagtggtcttacatcagtcgttgaccttcctacgatgatctttgaagataatgcatcatgtatcgagcagctgaagaagggatacatcaagggagacaacaccaagcacatatcGCTAAAGTTCTATTACTCACACCAGCAgcagcatcagaacattgaagtcaagcaaatccgttcccaaGACAACCTGGTcgatctctttaccaagtcattgcccaagtctacatttcagaagctcgtgcaaggaatcggtatgcgtaaattatctgagttgaatcgcttgtaatt is part of the Malus domestica chromosome 12, GDT2T_hap1 genome and encodes:
- the LOC103423268 gene encoding UDP-URONIC ACID TRANSPORTER 1; the protein is MSSKKQAIFISSLIILWYSSNIGVLLLNKFLLSNYGFRFPIFLTMCHMAACAVLSYLSIVFLKIVPLQTIKSRSQFLKIATLSVVFCGSVVGGNISLRYLAVSFNQAVGATTPFFTALFAYLATLKREAWVTYAALVPVVAGVVIASGGEPSFHFFGFVMCISATAARAFKSVLQGILLSSEGEKLNSMNLLLYMSPIAVLVLLPAALIMEPNVVDATLSLGREHKFMWLLLLINSVMAYSANLSNFLVTKHTSALTLQVLGNAKGTVAVVISILLFKNPVTAIGIGGYMITVMGVVAYGEAKRRLR
- the LOC103434097 gene encoding uncharacterized protein encodes the protein MEQNVVDDPNYNSDALESVHSSDDERGKKHEQFPEFNEKTDMKNPTLTLGLVFRDHVQFKRALIMYSLVNRYGEIHFPRNEKLKVTAKCAKRCPWKCCVGKMYGSKTIQIKTILDEHTCGRTWANKNMKSHLLTDFNCQIRVESRLWKNEGYKALDRALKIIEGKHAEQYTKLWDYAEKVRNTNPGSIMKVKLDRGRFQRIYVCLGACKEGFKSGCRPLIGLDGCYLKSVHEGQLLCAVGIYPNDETWDIAYAVVEMENKSSWIWFLELLVDDVGVVNQEGWTFISDQQNGLIPAFQKVLPNSHHRFCVRHLYTNFRNLFKWKTLKDALWSVVKTTAVPHFKKVMEDMKKLDEKAYNWLMKKLAHHWSKSHFETYPKCDMLLNNLCESFNDVILVPRQKLIVIMLLLIHTLLMKRIQMRRIQW